CGTTGCGCTCGGCCGTTTTTCAATCTGGCTCTGAATAAGGGCTGGTAACCCAAAACAATAACCGGATTCGTGGAGATGTCTGTGAAACTGTTTGACAAGCCCTACCGCAAGTTTGGCCTCAACGCTGTTGCCTTTGCCCTGACGGCCGCAACGCTCGCCGCGTGCGGCGAAAAAACTGCCCAGACGCCTGAAGTTCAGGCCGGTAAGGACAATGCCGCAGAGGAAGCGGATAAGCCCAGCGCCATCGCACGGCTGGAGCTTTCCAACCCCTCCGCATTCCCGCGGCAGGATGAAGCGGTTTATCTCAGTTACTACGAACTCGGATTGGAACAGGGGTTCGCATCGCCGATTGCGGTGTGGAACCAGGCGGAAGTCATTCCGACCCAGGCCATCGATAAAGATGCCGATGGTAATAAAGACGGGATTATATTCACCGTGGATGTCGCGGTGGATGAAACGCTCAAGCTACGTATCGCCCAAGCGGATGCGCCCACAGAATCCGCCAAGCTCACTCAGGCGGAAATCTCCCACAAGGTGGGTGGCGAGTGGGAAGAACGTGAATACAAGGGCGGCAGCTTCCAGAATGTGAGTGCGCTGGACGTACCGGAAGAACACACCGACCACTCTTACTTCATTCGGTATGAAGGCCCGGGTATCGAGTCCGACCTGGTCGGATACCGTGTGTACCTGGATTGGCGCAACGGTTTTGATATTTTCGGTAAGCAGGTGCGCGAACCTGTACTGCAAGGCGTGGGTCAGGACGGATTTGACTCCTACCACGAGCCAGCAGACTGGGGCATGGATATTCTCAAAGTCGGCAGTGCTGTCGGTGTCGGTGGCTACGGCTACTGGGATGGCGAAAAGGTGATTCGTGTCAGTGATGTACAGGACTGGCGTACCGAAATCACTGAGAACGGCGATCTCTACTCCGCATTCAAAATCGACTACAAAGGCTGGAAGCCGGTCGAAGGTAAAGAGACCGACCTGAGTGCGGTGCTCTCCATGCACGCCGGCAGTCGCTTGGTGGAGGTGAATGCAAAAACTTCCCGGGAGCTGGATGATCTGGTGGCGGGCATCGTCGACCACGAAGGCACCGAGCTGATTGTTGGTGATATGGATATTACCGGCCACGCCTACACCTATATCGCCACTTACGGCCCCCAGAGCCTGGATGGCAGTAATCTGGGAATGGCGGTGCTGGCCAAGCGCAAGGACATTAAAGAAGTCACCAGCGACGAGCACAACCAGGTGGCGGTGCTGAAGCCGCGCGCTAACGAAATCCAGTACTACTTCCTCGCCGCATGGGAAAAAGAGGTCGCCAGCGAGCACGGCCCCATCAAAACCAAAGCGGAATTTGAAACCTATCTCGAGCAGGAAGCCGAGAAGCTCACCATGCCGCTGCGTCAGCGCCTGACCACGGCTAAAAGCGAAGCCGCCATCGAGCAGCCACTGACTGCCCAGGTGGCACTGAACTGGAGCAAGCGCCTGGCGGATTCCGAGCTGGAGCGCAAGACGCTGGATTATCGCTTCGGTGGATTTGACCATATTCGCAAACGTCCATCCTACTTCGAGTACACCACCGGTATGGTGATGCAGGCTTACGATGAGCTGAACCAGGTGGCACCGGAAGCCCGGTATGCCGACGCCGTACATACGGTGATGGATTCCTTTGTCAACGAAGACGGCTCCATCAACGGTTACGTACAGGAAAAGTACAATATCGACAGCATCCGCGCCGGTACCATGTTGCTGCGCCTGTACGAGCGCAACCACAATGAAAGCTACAAAAAAGCCGTCGATACGTTGTTTGAGCAACTGGAAAACCATCCCCGTACTTCCGAGGGTGCCTTCTGGCACAAGAAGCGCTACCCCTACCAGGTATGGCTGGATGGCGTTTACATGGGCATTCCATTCCTCGCCCACTACGAACAGCTGATGCACGAAGAACCCAACGTGGACGAAGTGCTGGCGGAATTCAAAGTGGTCAACGAGATTCTGAAAGATCCACAAACCGGCCTCTACTACCACGCATGGGATGAAAAACGTGAACAGGTATGGGCAGACAAAGAAACCGGTCTTTCCGGTTACCACTGGGCACGCGGTATGGGCTGGCTGGCCATGGCGCTGGTGGACGTACTGGACTTTATTCCGCAGGAAAATACCGAAGAGCGTCAGTATCTGCTGAACATGATTTCCGAAATCGCACCGGTGATCGAAAAGTACCAGGATGCGGAAACCGGAACCTGGTGGCAGATCATCGACAAGCCCGCTGAGCGCGGCAACTACCGCGAGTCCACCGCCAGCACCATGTTCACCTATTTCTTCGCCAAGGCGCTGAATCAGGGTTACCTGCCAAAAGGTAAATATCTGGATACCGCCAAGAAAGCGTATCAGGGGCTGCTGGACGAGTTTGTCCAGGTCCACGCCGACGGCACCATCAGCATCACCGATATGTGTCAGGTGGCGGGGCTGGGTTACGGTCGCGATGGCAGCTACGAGTACTACATGAGCGAGCCGATTTACGACGACGACCCCAAAGGTACCGCGCCGTTTATCACCTCCGGTGTGGAAATGTACAAACTGCTGAAATCTGAATCTTAATTTACCCGAAAGCGAGTAGAGCGTGCATCAATGGTAGATGCGAAGGGTTTGATGGGCGGGGCCTACTCGCGAGACCTTCTAAAACAGGGACGTTTTAGAAGAGCCCCCATGGATGGGTTCACGGCGTGTCTCGCGAGTAGGCCCCGCCCAGCAAAGCCGCCAAGAAACTGCCTGCAACGCTCCTTATGCTACGACGTACAAACAGGGGAATAGCAATGCCAACTGAATTTGAAGAGCGCTTTGCCAGTCACCCGAGTGACTATGTGAACTACGATACCGACCGTCTGCGTGAAGAGTTCCTCGTGCCGAAACTGTTCGAAGCGGACACGGTGCGCCTCACTTACACCCATGTGGATCGCATGATTGTGGGCGGCATCATGCCAGTGGAAAAAACCGTACAGCTGGAGACCGTGGAAGCCCTGCGTTCCGAGTATTTTCTGGAACGCCGTGAGCTCGGGCTCATCAATATCGGTGGCTCCGGAACGGTGGAAGTGGATGGCAAGGTGCACGAAATCGGCCACAAGGAAGCCCTCTACGTGGGACGTGGTTCCGTTGACGTGAAACTGCGTAGTGCGGATAAATCCAAACCCGCCAAGTTCTACTTAAATTCCGCACCGGCACACTGTGCCTACCCGACGGTAAAAGTGACCAAGCTCGAGGCCAATGTCATGGAGCGGGGTGCCAGTGAGACCTGTAACCAGCGGGTGATCAACCAGCTGCTGGTGAATGGTGTCATCCAGACCTGCCAACTGCAGATGGGTATGACCGAGCTGGCACCGGGCAGCGTCTGGAATACCATGCCGGCCCACACCCACAGTCGGCGCATGGAAGCCTACATGTATTTCAATGTGCCGGAGGATCAAGCGGTGTGCCATTTCATGGGCCCGCCGCAGCATACCCGGACCCTCTGGATGCACAACGAGCAGGCGGTGATCTCGCCCACCTGGTCTCTGCACTCCGGCGTGGGTACCGCCAACTACACCTTTATCTGGGGAATGGCGGGGGAAAACCTGGATTACGACGATATGGATTTTGTGCAGCCCCACGAGTTGCGCTGATATTTCTGAGCGGTGGGTGCGCTGTGCTTATCCACCCTGCTGAAATGGTTTCCCATATCCCCGTAGGGTAGATAAGCGCAGCAGATCTACCGAAAAACTGGAGTAAATTTATGTCCAAATCACTGTTTGACCTAACCGGAAAACTCGCCCTGGTAACCGGCGCAACCCATGGCCTGGGTATGGCGATGGCAGAGGGGCTGGGTAACGCCGGTGCCAAGCTGGTCATTACCGGTCACTCCTCTCAGGAGAAGCTGGATAACGCTGTTTCCGCACTGCGCGAAAAAGGCTGCGACGCTCACGGCTACCTGTTCGACGTCACCGAAGAATCGGTGGTAAATGAAATGGTCGCGGTGATCGAGCAGGAGCAGGGACCGATCGACGTACTGGTGAACAACGCCGGTATCATCCGCCGCGTACCGCTACTGGAGATGGAACTGTCCGAGTGGAACAAGGTACTGCAGACCAACCTCACCGGAGTAATGGTGATGAGCCGCCCGGTGGTGAGACGCATGATCGAGCGTGGTGCCGGTAAAGTCATTAATATCTGCTCCATGATGAGTGAGCTGGGGCGCGACTCCGTATCTGCCTACGCTGCCGCCAAGGGCGGCCTGAAAATGCTGACCCAGAATATGGCTACCGAGTGGGCCCGTCATGGTATCCAGGTTAACGGCATCGGACCTGGCTACTTCGCTACCAGCCAGACCGCGCCGATCCGTGTTGACGGCCACCCGTTCAATGATTTCATTATCAACCGTACGCCCGCGGGGCGCTGGGGTAATCCGGAAGATCTGCAGGGCGCTGCGGTGTTCCTGTCCAGTGAAGGGAGTAACTTCGTGAACGGTCAGGTCATTTACGTGGATGGCGGTATTCTCGCCACTATTGGTAAGCCGGCTAACGAGTGATATTCCTGCGCAGCGGGTGTTTAAACCGCTGAGTACTTCTGGGTAATTCCCACAAAAAAAGTTGCTTCCCTCTCAGGGTGTGAGTGAGAGGGTCGGGAGCCCCCGTTTGGTGTAACAAGCGGGCTCTCGCGAAATAACATTTAATAAACTTCCTCCGGGAGCAACAATGTACGCGATGATATTCTCCGTTTGGGGCAGCCTGCTCCGGACTATGCACCCCTGCGCGCTTTTTTCCGTGTGTGCGTGTATTGCGAGTACGACATTTTCTGTTTCCGCTCTCAGTCTCGAATACCATACGGATGAGTGGGCTCTTGCAGATCAAATTGTCGATGGTATTCAACTGCCGAATATTCCCGATCGTGAATTTCTTATTACCGATTACCATCAACAATCCGGTGGCGATGTACGCCCAGCAATTATGGCGGCAATCGATGCGGCTGTGGGAGCGGGTGGTGGTCGGGTAGTTATTCCCAAAGGGGAATGGCTGAGTAAAGGGCCGGTAGCACTACAAAGCCGCATAAACCTGCATCTTGAAAAAGGTGCAACACTGAAATTCTCCCCTGAGCCGGAACACTATCTGCCGGTAGTCAAAACACGCTGGGAAGGTACTGAGCTTTATACCTATTCTCCGCTGGTCTATGCAGCCAATGTGAAAGATGTGGCAATTACCGGTGAAGGCGTGATCGATGGCAACGCAGAAAGCCGATTTAAAAGCTGGCATCCCAAGCAGTCTGCCGATATGCAGAGGCTGCGTAAAATGGGGGCTAAAGGGATACCGGTGGAAAAGCGCGTGTTTGCAGAGGGAACCTATCTGCGTCCCCCCCTGGTTCAGTTCTTCCACGCCGAACGCGTCTTGCTGGAAGACTTTACTACACTCAATTCCCCATTCTGGATCAACCACCTTGTCTACACGGATCACGCAACCGTGCGCGGTATTCGTGTGGAAAGCCATTTTCCGAATAACGACGGTGTGGATATCGAATCCAGTAGTAACGTGCTGGTGGAACACAGCTGGTTTCGTACCGGCGATGACTCTGTAGTGGTGAAGTCTGGCCGTGATCTGGATGGTCGCACCATCGGGGTTCCCAGTGAGCGTATTGTGGTTCGCAACAACGATATGGGTGGTGAGGACGGTATCGCCCTCGGCAGTGAAATGTCAGGTGGTATCCGCGATGTCTTCTTTACCGACAATGTGCTGCGCAACGGTGATTCTGCTTTTCGATTCAAGGCAAACCTCGACCGTGGTGGCCTGGTGGAGAATGTGCGGTTGCGAAATCTCAAGGTTGAATCCTTCGATAACCTGTTCTGGTTTCAGCTGAATTACCCGGGAGAGCTGGGTGGATTCTTCCCATCCACATATCAGGACATTGTTTTTGAAAATATTGAGGTGCAGGAGGTGGGCACGTTTCTGGAAGTGCATGCGCCGGAGGCGGCACCGCTGAAAGATGTTTTATTCAAGGGTATTCAGGTGGGTAAGGTAGAGACACCGATGATCATCGAGAATGCCGTGAACCTGGAGTTCAAAGAGGTGCAACTTGGAAGTCAGCGAATTGATGGTGTATTGAGCTGGCGAAAATAGGGTATTAACCACCATAACGAGGAGAGAGAAAAATGGCGAACTATAAAATCAAGCCATTAGTTCTGGCGATGGCCTTCACCGCTCCGGTGATGGCACAGGAGCCGATAACCGAAACAGAAGCCCAGACCACTGGCGATGCCACGCTGGAAGAGCTTACGGTAACCGGTTTCCGTCAGTCCCTGGAGCGCGCATTGGACACCAAGCGTGACAGTGCCAACAATACCGATAGCATCATTGCCGAAGACATGGGGAAAATGCCGGATCTGAACCTGGCGGAATCCCTGCAGCGGGTACCGGGTGTGGCAATTTCCCGCGAAGGTGGTGAAGGTCGCAAAATTACCGTGCGCGGCCTCGGCCCGGGCTTTTCCCGCACCACCCTGAACGGTATGGAAGTGCCTTCCAGTACCGGTGGTCTCGATTCATCCGGCGGTGTCAACCGCGGTCGCGATTTTGACTTCAACGTGTTTGCATCTGAGCTGTTCAATCAGATTACCATCCACAAGTCTCCCATCGCTTCTGTGGAAGAAGGTGGTCTTGCTTCTACTGTAGAGCTTTCTACCGCGCGTCCGTTTGACAACCCCGGCCAGCAGGTCGCCTTCAGTGGTCAGATGATGGCGGACAGCTTTGCCGGAGAAGATAACCCGCGCCTGACCGGCCTGTACAGCAATACCTTTATGGATGACAGGCTGGGTGTACTGGTAAGTGCGGCCTATTCCGAGCGCACTGTGCGCCAGGAAGGTTTCGGTTCTGTACGTTGGACCAGCCCGGTAGCCAATGGCCAGAGTTGGGCCAACGGTGATTCCGATGTAACCATTAACGGAACACCAAATCCCGGCGCAAATAATCCCGGTGAAGATGTAGCTGCAGACAGTTCGCTGGATTACATGTGGACCCCGCGTCTGCCGCGTATGGATTCCTTCAACCGCGATCAGGAACGCCTCGGTCTCACTTCCTCCGTTCAGTTCCGTCCGACGGACTCGATGGAATTCTCACTGGATGTGCTGACTTCCAACCTGAAGGCCGACGTCACCTCGTACAACTACTTCGCACAGTTCCGCAACACCTACGATCAGATCTCTCCGTCGAGCGTAACCCTCGATCCCACGGGACGTTACATTGTGGCCGGTGAATTCGACAACGTCACGCCGCGTTCCGAAAGCCGCGGACAGTTCAGTGAAACCGACTTCACCCAGGTAGTACTTTCCGGTCAGTTCGATATCGCCGACAATATGGTGCTGGACCTGATGTACGGTAATGCCACCTCTGAGCACACCGAAGACCAGTTGCGTTTTAATCAGACCGCAGCGGAAGGGCATGGCTTCTCTTACTCTTTCGAGAAAGACAAGAATATTGCCGAAATGGATTACGGCTTTGATATTCTCGACGCTTCCAACTATGTGTGGAGTGGTCCTACCCTGCGTCGCGACATCGTCGAGCGTGAAAACGATACTCTCCGTGCAGACTTCACCATCGAAGGTGACAGCTCCAGTATTAAAACCGGTCTGATTTGGAACAGCCGTGCGGTCGCTTCTGAGCGCTGGGATGCCATCAACATTAACGAAGATCTCAACGGCGCTGTAGTCGATGCCAACCTCGCCACTTCGCTGGGCAGCGTTGTAGGCGATTACGCCGATGGTATTGATGCCCCGTCCGGCTACCCCAACACCTGGCTGGTAGCCGATTACGACGCTGCTGCTGCAGCTTGGGGAGTCGGAGACTGGGCGCTGAATGAAGATGATTCCAGTACCTACGATATCGAAGAGGAAACCCTCGGCGGTTACGTAGAAGCGAACGTCTACACCCAGCTGCTTGGCTTGCCGTTTACCGTCAACAGTGGCCTGCGTATTGTTGATACCAAGGTGACTTCCCGCGGAGTCTCCAGTGATGGCGAAGGCGGCTTTGCTCCCGTCGAGCGCGAAGGCAGCTATACCGAAATCCTGCCCTCCGCGAACTTCGTACTGGAACTGGAACAGGACCTGCTGCTGCGTCTCGGCATTGCGCGCAATATGTCCCGTCCAGGGCTCGGCAGCCTCGCCGGCACCGTCAGCGTTACTCCGATCAACGGCAACGTCAGTATCGGCAATCCGAATCTGGAACCGGTACGGGCCAACTCTGCAGATCTTGGTCTGGAATGGTACTTTGCGGAAGAATCTGTACTGGCGCTGACCCTGTTCCACAAACAGATTGAAAGCTTTACCACCGGAGAAACCCTGGAAAACCAGACTCTGCCTGCTGACATTCGCGCGATTGTGGCGGCGCGTCCGGAATATGACCCAAGCAGCCCGCTGTACGAACCGAATGCCATTCACCCAGACGACGATGGCTGGAATATCTCCACCTCTGTCAATGGTGAAGGCGCGGACCTGAACGGCTACGAGCTGTCCTACCAGCAGCCGCTGCGCTTCCTGCCGGGCTGGGCGAGTAATTTCGGTGTGCTGGCCAACTATACCCATGTACAGTCCCGGGCTGATTTCGGCAACGGTGTGCGGGGTTCCCTGGAAGGCCTGTCTGAGAATAGCTATAACGCGGGTGTTTACTACGAGACGGACCTGTTTGGTGGTCGTCTGATGCTGAACAGCCGTGACGATTACGTGACGGATCAGACCGGCTCCAACGGCAACGCTTCTCACGGCACCACTGGGCCGACCCGCCTGGATATGTCTGCGTTCTACAACGTGACCGACTACGCGACCATCACGCTGGAAGCGATCAACCTCACCAATGAGGCTGAGCGCTTGTATACCACTGGTCCGCTGGGTGACATGGATCTGGTGCGCGAATACAACAGCACCGGTCGCGAAGTGTTGGTAGGCCTGCGGGTTAACTTCTGATCCATAGCAGGTATCGAGTACCCGGGTCTTATAAGAATGGGCCCGGGTAGGCGATACAATTGGTTTTCATATCATCTTCTTTAGCCGGGCAATTGCCCGGCTTTTTTACGCTTTACTTTCACCGCACCGCAAACAAAAAAAATCCCGCGGCTTGCCGCGGGATTTTCCTAAGGAACGGAAATAAGCGAGAAGATAACTATCAATTAACAAACAAAAACAGATTCAGATCTCGGCAAAGTACTTGCGTGCACAGGCCAGGGTGCCCTCGGTTTCCAGCTTCTGCAGCCAGTCACTCAGTTTTTCCTGCAGGCGTGCACTCTCGCGCAGATCATCACCAAATACCGGTGTGAAGGCGAGGAACGCCGCTGCCAACTTGCGGGCGCCCTGAGACTTGTATTGATCACAGAGGGCTTTGAGCTCCGCGGCCAACGGGTCGGAAACCTCGATCTCGTTGCCCTGCTCATCCACGGCGGAAACATAGCGGATCCAGTTTGCCAGTGCGAAGCTCACCACGTCGATGGGCCCATCGTTTGCCAGCTGCTGGCGCAGGGTACCCAACCAGCGCTGGGGGATCTTCTGCGATCCATCCATGGCAATCTGCCAGGTGCGGTGGCGCAGGGCTCGGTTTTCGAAGCGTTCGATAAGCTGCGCCTGATAGGCCGCGATATCAAAGTCCGCCGGTACATCAATGGACGTGGTGGCCTCAGTCTGCATAAAGTGCAGCGCCAGCTTGTTGAACGCCGGCTCCGCCATCACGTCGGCCACCGTTTCACAGCCGGCTAGATAGCCGCTGTAAGCCAGCATGGAATGGGAGCCATTCAACAGGCGCAGCTTGATCAGCTCGTACACTTCTACATCGTCTACAAACATCGCCCCGGCCTTGTCCCACTCGGGGCGTCCGCGCAGGAAATTGTCTTCCACCACCCACTGGGAAAACGGCTCCGCCATCACCGCCGCCTCGTCGCGACAGCCGAGAATACTTTCCAGCTCGTTGCGGTCCTCATCGGTGGTCGCCGGCACAATCCGGTCAACCATGGTCGCGGGGGTGGTGGTATTGTCTGCGATCCAGGTTGCCAGCTCGCTGTCGACTTTCTCCGCGTATTGGGAAAGTACCCGGCCCAGCAGGTGGCCGTTGGATGGCAGGTTGTCGCAGGACAGTACAGTAAAGCCCGGCAGTCCGCGTTCCTTACGCAGCTGCAGTGCGCCGACAATAAAGCCCAGCGCAGACTTTGGCTGTTGCGGATTTTCCAGATCGTGGACCACATCAGGATGTTGCGGATTCAGATTGCCGCTCGCGGGATCGTGGCAGTAACCCTTCTCGGTAATGGTCAGGGAAACAATACGCACACTCTCCTGGGCCAGCAGCTCCAGTAACTGTTGCGGACTCTCCGGCGCCACATACACATCACTGACCGCACCCACGATCTGCACCTTGGTGCCCGCATTGGATTTCTCTACCACCGAGTAGAGACCATTCTGTGGCACCAGCTGATCGCGCACACCGGCGGAACGCAGGCTCGCGCCCACAATACCCCAGTCTTTTTCACCGGCGGTGATACGGTTTTCCGTGTACCAGGCCTGGTGTGCACGGTGGAAGGCACCGATACCCAGGTGCACGATGCCGGTAGTGACTTCACTGCGGTCATAGGCCGGCTTGATTACCTCCGGGGGGAGGTTTTCGAGAATACTGTTGTTGAGTCTTTCTTGGCTCATATTGTTCTACTCGGTTGAGTAAATTTTTGGCTTGCGAAGTACAGAACTTTGATACGAAGCCGGAGAGCCGGGTATCTGTTTTCAGAAGCGTCGCAAACAGGATGTTTGCGCCGCAGCGCCCAGGGATGGGTTCCCAGGGGGGCGCCCAGCTCGGTTCAGAAAACAGATACCTGGTGCTCCGGCGCCATTGAGTTCTATAAAGAACTTGTATGGGCAGGGCTCTGCGCCCTGCAGGCGGAGCTGGAGCCCCGCGGTCCCGGGGATCAGAGTTTGTAAGCTTTCTTTGCCAGATTGTAGGCCAGGTCTTCTGCCAGTTCGAAGGCCTCGTCTTCCTGCAGGCGGTGGTCGCTTACCAGCTGCGCCAGCCAGTTACAGTCCATACGACGCGCCACATCGTGACGGGCAGGGATGGACAGGAACGCGCGGGTGTCATCATTAAAGCCCACGGTATTGTAGAAACCGGCAGTCTCCGTCACCTGCTCGCGGAAGCGACGCATGCCTTCCGGACTATCGTGGAACCACCAGGCCGGGCCCAGCTTCAGCGCCGGGTAGTGACCCGCCAACGGCGCCAGCTCGCGACTGTAGCTGGTTTCATCCAGGGTAAACAGAATGATGGTCAGGTTTGGCTCATTACCCACCGCCTCCAGCAACGGCTGCAGCGCGTGTACATAATCCGTCTGCGATGGAATATCACAGCCCTTGTCGCGGCCAAAGCGTTCGAACACCACCTTATTGTGGTTGCGGAAAGAGCCCGGGTGAATCTGCATCACCAGACCGTCTTCAATACTCATGCGCGCCATCTCGGTCAACATGTGACCGCGGAACAGCTCGGCATCCTCCGCATTGCAGTTGCCGTCGCGGACCTTCAGGAACAGCGCTTCCGCGTCAGCCTGACTCAGGTTGGCAGTGGTCGCCGTCGGGTGACCGTGATCGGTAGAGGTTGCCCCCATCTTTTTGAAGAACTCGCGACGATTGCGCAGCGCCGCCAGGTAACCGGACCAGGTGGAAGTATCCTCACCGGTAATCTCTGCCAGCTGCGCCAGGTTATCCGTAAAGCCTTCGAAATCCGGGTCCAGCACCGGGTCTGGACGGAACGCGGTAATCACGCGGCCATTCCAGTTGCTGTCCAGAATTTTCTGGTGATGACGCAGATCGTCCAGCGGAGATTCGGTAGTGGCAATTACCTCAATATTGAAACGGTCAAACAGCGCGCGCGGACGGAATTCCGGTTGGCGCAGGTAGCTGTCGATACGCTCGTAGTAATCCTGTGCGGTGTCGCCGTTCAGCTGTACGTCGAGTTCGAATACATCGTGGAATACCGTATCCAACCAGGTGCGCGACGGAGTGCCGCGGAACAGATAATAGTGTTCGGCGAAAATCTGCCAGATCTTGCGTGGATCCTGCTCTACCGCGGTACCGTCCTGGGTGCGGATACCCAGACTCTCCAGGGAAACGCCTTGGGAATAAAGCATGCGGAACACATAGTGGTCCGGACGGATCAGTAGATTCGCCGGGTTGCCGAACGGCTCGTTATCGGCAAACCAGGACGGATCGGTATGTCCGTGCGGACTGATGATCGGCAGGTCTTTGACGCTCTCGTAAAGTTTACGCGCGATATCCCGGCTGACTTTATCGGCCGGAAACAGACGGTCAGGATGCAGGATCAGAGGGCGTGTCATGGGATTGCTTCCAGTTATCGGGAATTATTGATGTAGTGAACTGTGTATTGATTTCAGAGTTTATTCTGTTCTGTTTTCTTCCACCGTTACGGATTCCGTCGGTGTCGGGGCATAGGGGGGCGCGCAGAAGAAAAGCCCGGCTCCCGATGTCCGATCAATTACCAGC
The Microbulbifer celer DNA segment above includes these coding regions:
- a CDS encoding TonB-dependent receptor, which translates into the protein MANYKIKPLVLAMAFTAPVMAQEPITETEAQTTGDATLEELTVTGFRQSLERALDTKRDSANNTDSIIAEDMGKMPDLNLAESLQRVPGVAISREGGEGRKITVRGLGPGFSRTTLNGMEVPSSTGGLDSSGGVNRGRDFDFNVFASELFNQITIHKSPIASVEEGGLASTVELSTARPFDNPGQQVAFSGQMMADSFAGEDNPRLTGLYSNTFMDDRLGVLVSAAYSERTVRQEGFGSVRWTSPVANGQSWANGDSDVTINGTPNPGANNPGEDVAADSSLDYMWTPRLPRMDSFNRDQERLGLTSSVQFRPTDSMEFSLDVLTSNLKADVTSYNYFAQFRNTYDQISPSSVTLDPTGRYIVAGEFDNVTPRSESRGQFSETDFTQVVLSGQFDIADNMVLDLMYGNATSEHTEDQLRFNQTAAEGHGFSYSFEKDKNIAEMDYGFDILDASNYVWSGPTLRRDIVERENDTLRADFTIEGDSSSIKTGLIWNSRAVASERWDAININEDLNGAVVDANLATSLGSVVGDYADGIDAPSGYPNTWLVADYDAAAAAWGVGDWALNEDDSSTYDIEEETLGGYVEANVYTQLLGLPFTVNSGLRIVDTKVTSRGVSSDGEGGFAPVEREGSYTEILPSANFVLELEQDLLLRLGIARNMSRPGLGSLAGTVSVTPINGNVSIGNPNLEPVRANSADLGLEWYFAEESVLALTLFHKQIESFTTGETLENQTLPADIRAIVAARPEYDPSSPLYEPNAIHPDDDGWNISTSVNGEGADLNGYELSYQQPLRFLPGWASNFGVLANYTHVQSRADFGNGVRGSLEGLSENSYNAGVYYETDLFGGRLMLNSRDDYVTDQTGSNGNASHGTTGPTRLDMSAFYNVTDYATITLEAINLTNEAERLYTTGPLGDMDLVREYNSTGREVLVGLRVNF
- a CDS encoding gluconate 5-dehydrogenase encodes the protein MSKSLFDLTGKLALVTGATHGLGMAMAEGLGNAGAKLVITGHSSQEKLDNAVSALREKGCDAHGYLFDVTEESVVNEMVAVIEQEQGPIDVLVNNAGIIRRVPLLEMELSEWNKVLQTNLTGVMVMSRPVVRRMIERGAGKVINICSMMSELGRDSVSAYAAAKGGLKMLTQNMATEWARHGIQVNGIGPGYFATSQTAPIRVDGHPFNDFIINRTPAGRWGNPEDLQGAAVFLSSEGSNFVNGQVIYVDGGILATIGKPANE
- a CDS encoding glycoside hydrolase family 28 protein, which translates into the protein MYAMIFSVWGSLLRTMHPCALFSVCACIASTTFSVSALSLEYHTDEWALADQIVDGIQLPNIPDREFLITDYHQQSGGDVRPAIMAAIDAAVGAGGGRVVIPKGEWLSKGPVALQSRINLHLEKGATLKFSPEPEHYLPVVKTRWEGTELYTYSPLVYAANVKDVAITGEGVIDGNAESRFKSWHPKQSADMQRLRKMGAKGIPVEKRVFAEGTYLRPPLVQFFHAERVLLEDFTTLNSPFWINHLVYTDHATVRGIRVESHFPNNDGVDIESSSNVLVEHSWFRTGDDSVVVKSGRDLDGRTIGVPSERIVVRNNDMGGEDGIALGSEMSGGIRDVFFTDNVLRNGDSAFRFKANLDRGGLVENVRLRNLKVESFDNLFWFQLNYPGELGGFFPSTYQDIVFENIEVQEVGTFLEVHAPEAAPLKDVLFKGIQVGKVETPMIIENAVNLEFKEVQLGSQRIDGVLSWRK
- a CDS encoding glycoside hydrolase family 88 protein, translating into MKLFDKPYRKFGLNAVAFALTAATLAACGEKTAQTPEVQAGKDNAAEEADKPSAIARLELSNPSAFPRQDEAVYLSYYELGLEQGFASPIAVWNQAEVIPTQAIDKDADGNKDGIIFTVDVAVDETLKLRIAQADAPTESAKLTQAEISHKVGGEWEEREYKGGSFQNVSALDVPEEHTDHSYFIRYEGPGIESDLVGYRVYLDWRNGFDIFGKQVREPVLQGVGQDGFDSYHEPADWGMDILKVGSAVGVGGYGYWDGEKVIRVSDVQDWRTEITENGDLYSAFKIDYKGWKPVEGKETDLSAVLSMHAGSRLVEVNAKTSRELDDLVAGIVDHEGTELIVGDMDITGHAYTYIATYGPQSLDGSNLGMAVLAKRKDIKEVTSDEHNQVAVLKPRANEIQYYFLAAWEKEVASEHGPIKTKAEFETYLEQEAEKLTMPLRQRLTTAKSEAAIEQPLTAQVALNWSKRLADSELERKTLDYRFGGFDHIRKRPSYFEYTTGMVMQAYDELNQVAPEARYADAVHTVMDSFVNEDGSINGYVQEKYNIDSIRAGTMLLRLYERNHNESYKKAVDTLFEQLENHPRTSEGAFWHKKRYPYQVWLDGVYMGIPFLAHYEQLMHEEPNVDEVLAEFKVVNEILKDPQTGLYYHAWDEKREQVWADKETGLSGYHWARGMGWLAMALVDVLDFIPQENTEERQYLLNMISEIAPVIEKYQDAETGTWWQIIDKPAERGNYRESTASTMFTYFFAKALNQGYLPKGKYLDTAKKAYQGLLDEFVQVHADGTISITDMCQVAGLGYGRDGSYEYYMSEPIYDDDPKGTAPFITSGVEMYKLLKSES
- the kduI gene encoding 5-dehydro-4-deoxy-D-glucuronate isomerase; protein product: MPTEFEERFASHPSDYVNYDTDRLREEFLVPKLFEADTVRLTYTHVDRMIVGGIMPVEKTVQLETVEALRSEYFLERRELGLINIGGSGTVEVDGKVHEIGHKEALYVGRGSVDVKLRSADKSKPAKFYLNSAPAHCAYPTVKVTKLEANVMERGASETCNQRVINQLLVNGVIQTCQLQMGMTELAPGSVWNTMPAHTHSRRMEAYMYFNVPEDQAVCHFMGPPQHTRTLWMHNEQAVISPTWSLHSGVGTANYTFIWGMAGENLDYDDMDFVQPHELR